In Methanobacterium paludis, the following proteins share a genomic window:
- a CDS encoding DEAD/DEAH box helicase produces MKKLRFKDLDISSEIENAVADMGFEEATPIQSLAIPHVLDGRDVIGQAQTGTGKTAAFGIPILEMVDPGDRSLQAVILCPTRELAIQVAEEIRKLSKYMSKIKVLPIYGGQPIERQIKALKKGVQVIIGTPGRVMDHMRRGTLKMDSVKIMVLDEADEMLDMGFRDDIEIVLRDMPSERQTLLFSATMSRDILNLTRKYQNNPEFLKVVHQELTVPEIQQIYFEVKEKMKLELLSRLLDIHNFKLSLVFCNTKRRVDKLVTHLQIRGYAADGLHGDMTQSQRDRVMAKFRNGKIEVLVATDVAARGIDVENVEAVFNYDVPNDDEYYVHRIGRTGRAGKTGMAFTFVSGKEIYQLRDIQKYTKTKIEQHQIPSIKDVEAIKTNNFLENVKHVINTEDLEKQVHLIEKMMEEDYSSVEMAAALLKIVMTRETSDVKVESASNDFGDTGASPGMVRFFINVGRKQKIRAKDIIKAINDKTGLTSSSIGKVDVFDKFSFVEVPEASAGEVLSSVSGSRIKGKSVNMEPANKRE; encoded by the coding sequence ATGAAAAAACTTAGATTTAAAGATTTAGATATATCCAGTGAAATAGAGAACGCTGTTGCAGATATGGGATTTGAAGAAGCCACACCAATTCAATCTTTAGCAATACCTCACGTACTGGATGGAAGAGATGTTATAGGCCAAGCACAGACAGGTACAGGAAAAACAGCCGCATTTGGAATTCCGATTCTAGAAATGGTTGATCCTGGCGACAGAAGTCTGCAAGCCGTGATACTCTGCCCAACAAGGGAACTTGCAATTCAGGTTGCAGAAGAAATCAGGAAGCTCTCAAAGTACATGAGTAAAATCAAAGTACTGCCAATTTACGGCGGCCAGCCGATAGAGAGACAGATAAAAGCCCTTAAAAAAGGTGTACAAGTTATAATAGGCACTCCAGGTCGTGTTATGGACCACATGAGGAGAGGAACCCTGAAAATGGATTCAGTGAAAATCATGGTTCTGGATGAAGCTGATGAAATGCTTGACATGGGATTCCGAGATGATATTGAAATTGTTTTAAGGGATATGCCCTCTGAAAGGCAGACTCTTCTTTTCTCTGCAACAATGTCCCGGGACATACTTAATTTAACCCGTAAATACCAGAATAACCCTGAATTCCTTAAGGTAGTCCATCAGGAACTCACGGTACCCGAGATCCAGCAGATCTACTTTGAAGTTAAAGAGAAAATGAAACTTGAACTTCTATCACGTTTACTGGACATACACAACTTCAAATTATCACTTGTTTTCTGTAACACCAAAAGAAGAGTTGACAAACTTGTAACACATCTCCAGATAAGAGGATATGCTGCAGACGGACTCCATGGAGACATGACCCAAAGTCAGAGGGACAGAGTTATGGCCAAGTTTAGAAACGGTAAGATCGAAGTCCTGGTTGCAACAGATGTGGCTGCAAGGGGAATCGATGTAGAAAATGTTGAAGCAGTTTTCAACTATGACGTGCCAAACGACGATGAATACTATGTTCACAGGATTGGAAGAACAGGTAGAGCAGGTAAAACAGGTATGGCATTCACTTTCGTATCTGGAAAAGAAATCTACCAGCTTAGAGATATACAGAAATACACCAAAACCAAGATAGAACAGCATCAGATACCATCCATCAAGGATGTTGAAGCGATCAAGACCAACAACTTCCTTGAAAATGTTAAACATGTTATAAACACAGAAGATCTGGAAAAACAGGTTCATCTTATTGAAAAGATGATGGAAGAAGATTACAGCTCCGTGGAAATGGCAGCAGCACTTCTTAAAATTGTCATGACCAGGGAAACCAGTGATGTTAAAGTGGAATCCGCGTCTAACGACTTCGGTGACACAGGAGCAAGTCCAGGTATGGTAAGATTTTTCATCAATGTGGGCCGTAAACAGAAGATCAGAGCAAAAGATATAATAAAAGCTATAAATGACAAAACAGGTCTTACAAGCTCATCAATAGGTAAAGTGGATGTTTTTGACAAGTTCTCTTTTGTAGAAGTTCCTGAAGCCAGTGCAGGTGAAGTTCTTTCTTCAGTAAGTGGATCTAGAATAAAAGGTAAATCTGTGAATATGGAACCTGCAAATAAAAGGGAATAA
- a CDS encoding potassium channel family protein: MYTVIMGGGRVGLNLASALVSVGHDVTLIENDETLCGNAAAELDALVICGNGTNIKTLEEANIDDANVFVAATGNDESNLLSCILVKDYKVPKIIARVSNPDHEEAFKKVGINAVISPELTAAGYLEKLITRPKIADLIIIGKGNAELLDISVTNKKVIGKKVGDVSPTDNYIIAAIYKNGEITIPKENMVIGEGDRISILVKTPKVQAVTHMFAK, translated from the coding sequence ATGTATACTGTAATAATGGGTGGCGGAAGGGTAGGACTAAATCTTGCTTCTGCACTGGTTTCTGTTGGACACGATGTCACCCTAATTGAAAATGATGAAACACTCTGTGGAAATGCTGCGGCTGAATTAGATGCCCTTGTTATTTGCGGTAATGGAACAAATATAAAAACGCTTGAAGAAGCAAACATTGATGATGCAAATGTATTCGTGGCAGCTACTGGCAACGATGAATCTAATTTACTCTCATGTATCCTTGTGAAGGATTACAAGGTTCCTAAGATTATTGCAAGGGTAAGCAACCCAGATCATGAAGAAGCATTCAAAAAGGTAGGAATAAATGCAGTCATAAGTCCAGAACTTACAGCTGCAGGATACCTTGAAAAGCTTATAACAAGGCCCAAAATAGCAGACCTCATTATCATTGGAAAGGGAAATGCAGAGTTACTTGATATAAGCGTTACCAATAAAAAAGTCATAGGCAAAAAAGTAGGGGATGTAAGTCCGACAGATAACTACATAATAGCTGCCATATACAAAAATGGTGAAATAACTATTCCTAAGGAGAATATGGTGATTGGTGAGGGAGATAGGATATCAATTCTTGTGAAAACACCTAAAGTACAGGCTGTTACGCACATGTTTGCTAAATGA
- the nikR gene encoding nickel-responsive transcriptional regulator NikR — protein sequence MRISMSLPKKLLNEFDEVLKDRGYQSRSKGIRDALKDYIVRYQWMNEMEGDRIGIIAVIYDHHYTGVMEDLTDIQHDYRDYINAVMHVHMTEKYCLEVVVVKGDVKYIRDLTEKIMRLKGVEHVKLTSTASGEKIDKT from the coding sequence ATGAGAATTAGTATGTCATTGCCAAAGAAGCTTTTAAATGAATTTGATGAAGTACTTAAAGATCGAGGATATCAATCAAGATCAAAAGGAATTAGAGACGCTCTAAAAGATTACATAGTCCGATACCAGTGGATGAATGAAATGGAAGGTGACAGGATAGGAATAATCGCTGTTATATACGATCACCACTACACCGGAGTGATGGAAGATCTAACAGATATCCAGCACGACTACAGAGATTACATAAATGCAGTTATGCACGTCCACATGACAGAAAAGTACTGTCTTGAGGTAGTTGTTGTTAAAGGGGACGTAAAATACATCCGCGACCTAACAGAGAAAATAATGAGACTCAAAGGCGTGGAACATGTGAAACTCACGAGCACGGCCAGCGGCGAGAAAATAGATAAAACCTAA
- the cobQ gene encoding cobyric acid synthase CobQ, protein MDLKKKTTCIMVQGTSSNAGKSVAVAALCRIFSKRGYKVAPFKSQNMSLNSYTTTENAEIAMAQVLQAEAAGVEPSYNMNPILLKPKEDFISQVIVHGKPAGDMNFYNYQNNFRDEALKAIKTSLEALKMEYDIIVIEGAGSPAEINMLDKDLANMQIARIADADVILVADIDRGGVFASIAGTFSLLPEEDRKRIKGIVINKFRGNLDILIPGIRQIEEIVGVPVLGVLPYDENLKLPEEDSASLSEHKYRKNEKLTVGVMRLPRISNFTDIDPIEYEPDVGIKLIELGDKIGDVDAIILPGTRNTISDLLALQKVGFTDEIKQLSQDIPVFGLCGGYQMLGTKIIDETLKESKYGNIEGIGLLDAKTRFDSVEKVVTQSRGEVLGGGIFEDLKGDNVKGYELHEGLTTLGTSKPLFRVIEGCGNHPTSEYDGAVNGATAGTYFHGIFHNFHFRRFFTDYLRTSKGLEPLGLVKDDFEDLKNFSIDRLAKIFEDNVDMQVIDQMLDI, encoded by the coding sequence ATGGATTTAAAAAAGAAAACAACCTGTATCATGGTTCAAGGAACCTCCTCAAATGCAGGTAAAAGTGTTGCAGTTGCTGCACTCTGCAGAATCTTCTCAAAAAGGGGTTACAAAGTAGCACCGTTCAAATCTCAAAATATGTCCCTGAACTCTTACACAACAACTGAAAATGCAGAGATAGCGATGGCCCAAGTTCTCCAGGCTGAAGCTGCAGGGGTTGAACCATCCTACAACATGAACCCTATTCTATTGAAACCCAAAGAAGATTTCATATCCCAAGTCATCGTGCATGGAAAGCCCGCAGGTGACATGAATTTTTACAATTACCAGAACAACTTTCGAGATGAAGCTCTAAAAGCCATTAAAACATCACTCGAAGCTTTAAAAATGGAATATGACATAATTGTGATTGAGGGAGCAGGATCCCCTGCAGAGATAAACATGCTGGATAAGGACCTTGCAAACATGCAGATAGCTCGCATTGCAGATGCAGATGTAATTTTGGTTGCTGATATTGATAGAGGTGGCGTTTTCGCATCCATTGCAGGAACCTTCTCCCTTCTGCCAGAAGAAGACAGGAAAAGGATCAAGGGAATAGTAATAAACAAGTTCCGAGGAAACTTGGACATTTTAATTCCAGGAATACGTCAAATAGAAGAAATAGTTGGTGTGCCAGTTCTTGGAGTTTTACCCTACGATGAAAACCTCAAACTTCCGGAAGAGGATTCAGCATCACTTTCAGAGCATAAATACCGGAAAAATGAGAAATTAACAGTTGGAGTTATGAGACTTCCCAGAATTTCCAACTTCACAGATATTGACCCAATTGAATACGAACCTGATGTTGGAATAAAACTCATTGAGCTTGGGGACAAAATAGGGGATGTGGATGCAATCATATTGCCCGGCACCAGAAACACCATAAGCGACCTTTTAGCCCTTCAGAAGGTTGGTTTCACAGATGAGATAAAACAACTATCACAGGATATTCCTGTTTTTGGTTTATGTGGAGGATATCAAATGCTCGGAACCAAGATCATTGATGAAACACTTAAAGAATCAAAATATGGTAACATTGAGGGCATTGGACTTTTAGATGCCAAAACACGGTTTGATTCTGTTGAGAAAGTTGTCACCCAGAGCCGTGGCGAGGTGCTTGGAGGGGGGATATTTGAAGACCTTAAAGGCGACAATGTAAAGGGTTACGAACTACATGAAGGCCTTACCACACTTGGAACATCAAAACCATTATTCAGAGTTATTGAAGGGTGTGGAAACCATCCAACCTCCGAGTACGATGGGGCTGTAAACGGGGCTACTGCAGGGACCTATTTCCATGGCATATTCCACAACTTCCACTTTAGAAGGTTTTTCACAGATTATTTAAGAACCTCAAAGGGTCTTGAACCACTTGGACTTGTTAAAGATGACTTTGAAGATCTGAAAAATTTTTCAATAGACAGACTTGCAAAAATATTTGAAGATAACGTGGATATGCAAGTCATTGATCAGATGCTGGATATTTGA
- the hypA gene encoding hydrogenase maturation nickel metallochaperone HypA: protein MHELSMADAMVKTVLDVAEKNNATEIIEVTIEVGKLTMLNPEQLKFLLDVLVENTLLEGSKINIEEVSVEIKCNACDYVGSANMEGSDHYLAIIKCPKCSGRDVEITAGRECNVKKIRIEQDDDLESDDPVNDNGN, encoded by the coding sequence ATGCACGAACTTTCAATGGCCGACGCCATGGTTAAAACAGTTCTGGACGTTGCAGAGAAAAACAACGCTACAGAGATCATTGAAGTAACTATAGAAGTTGGAAAACTCACCATGCTCAACCCTGAGCAGCTTAAATTCCTTCTGGATGTTCTAGTGGAGAACACATTACTTGAAGGATCAAAAATCAATATAGAAGAAGTTTCAGTAGAAATTAAATGTAATGCATGTGATTATGTGGGATCAGCAAATATGGAAGGCTCTGATCATTATCTGGCAATAATCAAGTGTCCTAAATGCAGTGGACGGGATGTAGAGATAACTGCGGGGCGAGAATGTAATGTTAAAAAAATTAGAATAGAGCAGGATGATGATTTAGAGAGTGATGATCCAGTAAATGATAATGGTAATTAA
- the lonB gene encoding ATP-dependent protease LonB — MANLNSNSTTSLKDKLNFRSYKTSQDIEVPKKIIDQIIGQEEAVETVKKAAKQRRNVLLIGEPGIGKSMLAKGMAELLPPEELQDILVYPNIEDNHNPLIGAMPIGEGKKVVMNHKIKAKGQEEKKNMFMMIIITFILVIGFILQQFLAAIIAAGIVFLAIQQMKPRTSIMVPKLLVNNENNKTAPFVDATGAHAGALLGDVRHDPYQSGGLGTPAHERVEAGMIHRANKGVLYVDEIGTMQMKTQQELLTAMQEKKYSITGQSETSSGAMVRSQAVPCDFVLVASGNLQVLEGMHIALRSRIRGYGYEVFMKDSMPDTQDNRDKLVQFVAQEVEKDGRIPHFSKKAIAEIIKEAQRRSGKKDSLTLKLRDLGGLVRAAGDIAKGENAEFVTIKHVLSAKKLARTLEQQIADRYIVQRKDYSVFKTEGTEVGRVNGLAIIGDRSGIVLPIAAEAAPSQSKEEGKIIATGKLGEIALEAVQNVSALIKKNTGTNISNYDIHIQFLQSYEGVEGDSASVSVATSVISALENIPIDQSLALTGSLSVRGDVLPVGGVTGKIEAAAESGIKTVLIPKSNMDDVMIEERYKNKIKIIPVETLSDVLEHALVGKEKESIIVKMRKITEIVPKGILHNPTTN, encoded by the coding sequence ATGGCAAATTTAAATTCGAATTCTACAACTTCATTAAAAGATAAGCTTAATTTTAGAAGTTATAAAACTTCTCAGGACATAGAAGTTCCTAAGAAGATCATAGATCAAATTATAGGCCAGGAAGAAGCTGTTGAAACTGTAAAAAAAGCAGCAAAACAGAGGAGAAATGTCCTGTTAATTGGAGAACCTGGTATTGGTAAATCCATGCTTGCCAAAGGAATGGCAGAGTTACTTCCACCAGAAGAGCTTCAGGACATACTGGTTTATCCAAATATTGAAGACAACCACAATCCCCTTATAGGTGCAATGCCTATTGGTGAAGGTAAAAAAGTGGTTATGAACCACAAAATAAAGGCTAAGGGACAGGAAGAGAAAAAGAATATGTTCATGATGATCATAATAACCTTTATTCTGGTCATTGGATTCATTTTACAACAATTTTTAGCTGCAATAATAGCAGCTGGAATAGTATTCCTGGCCATTCAGCAGATGAAGCCAAGAACTTCAATAATGGTTCCAAAACTTCTTGTAAACAATGAAAATAATAAAACAGCCCCATTCGTTGATGCTACAGGAGCTCATGCTGGAGCGTTACTGGGTGATGTTAGGCACGACCCATATCAGTCCGGAGGACTGGGAACACCTGCTCATGAACGTGTTGAGGCTGGAATGATACACCGTGCAAATAAAGGGGTGCTTTACGTAGACGAAATTGGAACTATGCAAATGAAAACTCAGCAAGAACTTCTTACTGCAATGCAGGAGAAGAAATACTCCATAACTGGACAGAGCGAGACAAGCAGCGGTGCAATGGTGCGTTCACAGGCAGTACCGTGTGACTTTGTATTGGTTGCATCTGGAAACCTTCAAGTGCTAGAGGGCATGCACATAGCACTCAGGTCAAGGATACGTGGATACGGTTACGAAGTCTTCATGAAGGATTCAATGCCTGACACACAGGATAACAGGGATAAACTGGTTCAGTTTGTTGCTCAAGAAGTTGAAAAAGACGGTAGAATACCTCACTTCAGTAAAAAAGCTATAGCTGAGATTATAAAAGAAGCACAGCGAAGATCAGGTAAAAAAGATTCATTAACCTTAAAGTTAAGGGATTTAGGTGGTCTTGTAAGGGCTGCAGGTGACATAGCAAAAGGTGAGAATGCAGAATTTGTAACAATTAAACATGTTTTAAGCGCTAAAAAACTTGCTAGAACCCTTGAACAGCAGATAGCTGATCGTTACATAGTTCAAAGGAAAGATTACAGTGTGTTCAAAACTGAAGGTACTGAGGTTGGTAGGGTAAATGGTCTAGCTATAATTGGTGATAGAAGTGGTATAGTGCTCCCAATAGCTGCCGAAGCTGCTCCATCCCAGAGTAAGGAAGAGGGTAAGATTATTGCCACAGGTAAACTTGGAGAAATAGCTCTGGAAGCTGTTCAAAATGTTAGTGCGCTTATTAAGAAGAACACAGGAACCAACATATCCAACTATGATATACATATCCAGTTCCTCCAATCTTACGAGGGTGTTGAAGGTGACAGTGCAAGTGTTTCAGTTGCAACATCGGTCATCTCTGCACTTGAAAACATCCCTATAGACCAGTCATTGGCATTAACTGGATCACTCAGTGTTAGGGGAGATGTTCTCCCTGTTGGTGGTGTTACTGGAAAAATCGAAGCTGCAGCTGAGTCAGGTATCAAAACGGTTCTTATACCCAAATCCAACATGGATGATGTCATGATTGAAGAAAGGTATAAAAATAAGATTAAAATAATTCCTGTGGAAACCTTGAGTGACGTTCTAGAACATGCACTTGTTGGAAAGGAAAAAGAGAGCATTATCGTGAAGATGAGGAAGATCACAGAAATAGTTCCAAAGGGTATACTTCATAACCCAACAACTAATTAA
- a CDS encoding methyltransferase domain-containing protein, translated as MYETSYHHDLTSDYERLAGFYEAIINNANGIVYDIGAGSGILSTWAAPYANFVYAVEINPNVAKRTESQLKDFKNIKVILGDAKNTLFLQKANLEKADLIICEMLDTALIDEEQVPVLNSVAKNLKACGEIIPNGIINGVEPVEIDVEHICYDEDGSPKNKVLGDLLIYDKIDFKDQIDKNKWIDENIDLMLDLKINKKGTVSGIKITTFTLITQDIICGPTPMLNPPLIIPTNKLKVDEGNSIKLSLSYIMGGGLNSIEASIKRIS; from the coding sequence ATGTATGAAACATCCTATCACCACGACTTAACATCAGATTATGAAAGATTGGCTGGCTTTTATGAAGCCATAATAAATAATGCTAACGGAATTGTATACGATATAGGTGCAGGTTCAGGGATTCTTTCTACCTGGGCTGCCCCGTATGCAAATTTTGTTTATGCAGTTGAAATAAATCCGAACGTTGCAAAACGTACAGAATCACAATTAAAAGATTTTAAAAACATCAAAGTGATACTGGGCGATGCAAAAAATACTCTTTTTTTACAGAAGGCTAATTTAGAGAAAGCAGACCTTATAATCTGTGAAATGCTGGACACTGCACTCATAGACGAGGAGCAGGTCCCTGTTCTCAATTCAGTTGCAAAAAATCTGAAAGCATGTGGCGAAATCATTCCAAACGGAATTATTAATGGTGTTGAACCTGTAGAAATTGATGTTGAACATATCTGTTATGATGAGGATGGTAGCCCCAAAAATAAGGTGCTTGGCGACCTTTTAATCTACGACAAGATCGATTTTAAAGATCAAATTGACAAGAACAAATGGATAGACGAAAACATTGATCTAATGCTTGATCTTAAAATAAACAAAAAAGGGACTGTTTCTGGAATAAAGATCACAACTTTTACATTGATAACACAGGACATAATATGCGGCCCCACACCCATGTTAAATCCTCCTTTAATTATTCCAACAAACAAATTGAAGGTTGATGAAGGGAACAGTATAAAGCTCAGTTTAAGTTACATTATGGGTGGTGGATTAAATAGCATTGAAGCTTCAATTAAAAGAATTTCTTAA
- a CDS encoding ribose-phosphate diphosphokinase: MIIGGSSSQKLAAKVARELEDILCPIETRKFPDGERYIRIKGEIPEEVVVVQSTGYPQDENLMELFLILKNLKNLGVKKIRVVIPYFGYGRQERVFKKGEAVSAAIVAELLEAAGASELFCINLHEKNIKDFFNIPVHELSAMPAIAEHIKTNMNDPIVIGPDKGALGFAEEIAEILGCECDHLEKTRLSPTKVETKLKGIDVKGREVVIIDDIISTGGTIVNATKILRELGAENVVVGCVHPVLVEDALLKIFTAGVEDVFATDTLRSDVSTVSVASVVCEGLKQFK, translated from the coding sequence TTGATAATAGGTGGATCTTCTTCACAAAAATTAGCTGCAAAGGTTGCAAGGGAATTAGAAGATATTCTGTGTCCCATTGAAACCCGTAAATTCCCAGATGGTGAACGATATATAAGAATAAAAGGTGAAATCCCAGAGGAAGTAGTTGTAGTTCAATCGACAGGTTATCCTCAGGACGAAAATCTCATGGAACTTTTTTTAATCCTCAAAAACCTTAAGAATTTAGGAGTTAAAAAAATAAGGGTTGTGATCCCCTACTTTGGATACGGAAGGCAAGAACGCGTGTTCAAAAAGGGAGAAGCAGTTTCAGCTGCCATAGTTGCTGAGCTCCTTGAAGCAGCAGGTGCATCAGAACTATTCTGCATAAATCTCCATGAAAAAAATATAAAAGACTTTTTTAACATTCCTGTGCATGAATTATCTGCAATGCCCGCAATAGCAGAACATATCAAAACAAACATGAATGATCCAATCGTAATTGGACCAGATAAGGGTGCTCTCGGGTTTGCAGAGGAAATTGCAGAGATACTTGGCTGCGAGTGCGACCATCTTGAGAAAACCAGGTTGTCACCAACAAAGGTTGAAACCAAACTAAAGGGCATAGACGTTAAAGGCCGTGAAGTTGTCATAATCGATGACATCATAAGTACAGGCGGGACGATCGTTAATGCTACAAAGATTTTAAGGGAACTTGGTGCAGAAAATGTTGTTGTTGGATGTGTACACCCTGTACTGGTTGAGGATGCTCTTCTGAAGATATTCACAGCCGGCGTGGAAGATGTATTTGCCACCGACACCCTCAGATCTGATGTTAGCACAGTTTCTGTAGCTTCAGTTGTTTGTGAAGGTTTGAAACAGTTTAAATAA
- the hycI gene encoding hydrogenase maturation peptidase HycI: protein MKLQLKEFLKDHAEKSDGDKCHNENHTHTKILFLGIGNDMLGDDAIGPVTVNKLSEIFKRRTDIMVINGGTVPENYTGIIRRETPSHLIFIDAVEMGKEPGHIRLVEKDEIANYSISTHAMPISFLIKYLESSVDAQIILIGIQPKNMDMTQSTLKKDVISSEVEKSIEEIVEILKSILN, encoded by the coding sequence TTGAAGCTTCAATTAAAAGAATTTCTTAAAGATCACGCTGAAAAAAGTGATGGGGATAAATGCCACAATGAAAACCATACCCACACAAAGATCCTATTTTTAGGAATAGGAAATGATATGTTGGGCGATGATGCTATTGGGCCTGTAACAGTAAATAAATTATCAGAAATCTTCAAAAGACGCACAGATATCATGGTCATCAACGGAGGAACAGTGCCTGAAAACTACACAGGTATCATCCGAAGGGAAACCCCATCCCATCTAATTTTTATTGACGCTGTGGAAATGGGAAAAGAACCTGGACATATAAGGCTCGTTGAAAAGGATGAAATTGCAAATTACAGCATTTCAACCCATGCAATGCCAATATCATTCCTAATAAAGTACCTGGAATCTTCAGTGGACGCCCAGATAATATTAATCGGAATTCAACCTAAAAACATGGACATGACTCAAAGTACTTTAAAAAAAGATGTTATTTCAAGTGAAGTTGAAAAAAGTATTGAGGAGATTGTTGAAATATTAAAAAGCATTTTAAATTAA
- a CDS encoding CBS domain-containing protein, with product MKVKEAMNKGVITVNPDIKPLEAFEKMYKEGVRRLFVMDEKGNPRGVVSYSDLIGVLGSIKPTTKEIGTLKIEDIMSEDTITISADDGIEDAANLMVRADVSGLLVLEDEKPVGVITKTDICRMVAAELLVPI from the coding sequence ATGAAAGTTAAAGAAGCCATGAATAAAGGAGTTATAACTGTAAACCCTGATATAAAGCCATTGGAAGCATTTGAGAAGATGTACAAAGAAGGCGTAAGAAGACTTTTTGTTATGGATGAGAAAGGGAACCCTCGGGGTGTAGTATCTTACTCAGATCTGATAGGCGTTCTTGGAAGTATAAAACCAACCACAAAGGAAATTGGAACCCTTAAAATTGAGGATATTATGTCAGAGGACACTATAACCATATCTGCTGATGATGGAATTGAAGATGCTGCTAATTTGATGGTGAGAGCTGATGTTTCAGGACTTCTGGTTTTAGAAGATGAAAAGCCTGTAGGGGTAATCACTAAAACAGATATATGCCGGATGGTGGCAGCAGAATTACTGGTGCCCATATAA
- a CDS encoding DASS family sodium-coupled anion symporter, translated as MVLLVPLSGLSYPGHAALALLVFAIVMWASETVNLAVTSIMIMFLLPLLGIESFSNAAVGFANPIIFLMIGGFILAEAIRKSGLAKRFTYFLLSKLGTSPSMSLFAAIFSTGILSAWIENVVAFAMLLPIIKEIIPLMGVKDAEKGNSNFAKAMVLGASYGSLAGGFGTEIGTAPNLMAAAYTHLPFANWMVFGFPLAIVMLFVIWKTLQWVFPPEVEGIVGGKETLTNTLSKLGSINRTEKITAVILFFTIGLWVTTGITGLDSYSVALIGAALYFITGVIDWKDAQKNIDWGLIIFFGGALALGAALLNTGAANYLIHDAIGMLGGNPSTLIIMLLLMVVAVIFTQVMSNIALSAILVPIAVTLASAQGQPVGIYAVPVAIACSLSFMFPMADPTVAMAYGTGYVNIKEILKAGVPMVVIGIILTIIVLLTIAVPFLG; from the coding sequence GTGGTTTTATTGGTTCCTCTGAGTGGTTTAAGTTATCCGGGTCATGCTGCTCTTGCGCTTTTGGTTTTTGCCATTGTGATGTGGGCTAGTGAGACTGTTAATTTGGCTGTGACGTCCATTATGATCATGTTTTTGCTGCCTTTGCTTGGCATTGAGAGTTTTAGTAATGCTGCGGTTGGGTTTGCTAATCCCATCATCTTCTTGATGATTGGTGGATTTATCTTGGCTGAGGCTATTCGTAAAAGTGGGCTTGCAAAACGTTTTACTTATTTCCTTTTGTCAAAGCTTGGTACGAGTCCGAGTATGAGTCTTTTTGCTGCTATTTTTTCTACGGGAATTCTCTCTGCTTGGATTGAGAATGTTGTGGCATTTGCAATGCTTCTCCCTATTATTAAGGAGATCATTCCTTTGATGGGTGTGAAGGATGCTGAGAAGGGTAACAGTAACTTTGCTAAGGCTATGGTTTTAGGTGCTTCATATGGTTCTCTTGCTGGGGGATTTGGAACGGAGATTGGTACGGCGCCGAACTTGATGGCAGCTGCTTATACGCATTTGCCTTTTGCTAATTGGATGGTCTTCGGATTTCCGCTTGCGATTGTTATGCTTTTTGTTATTTGGAAGACGTTGCAGTGGGTGTTCCCTCCGGAGGTTGAGGGTATTGTTGGTGGTAAAGAGACTTTGACCAACACGTTGAGTAAGCTGGGGTCTATAAATAGAACTGAGAAAATCACGGCTGTTATTTTGTTTTTCACCATAGGTCTTTGGGTTACAACAGGAATCACAGGACTCGACAGTTACTCGGTGGCACTTATCGGTGCAGCACTCTACTTTATAACAGGTGTTATTGACTGGAAAGATGCTCAGAAGAACATTGATTGGGGATTAATCATATTCTTCGGAGGTGCTTTAGCCCTTGGAGCAGCACTCTTGAACACTGGAGCCGCAAACTACTTGATACATGATGCAATTGGTATGCTTGGAGGTAATCCTTCAACGTTGATCATTATGCTCTTGCTGATGGTTGTTGCTGTGATTTTCACACAGGTTATGTCCAATATAGCACTTTCAGCTATTTTGGTGCCTATTGCCGTGACTTTGGCTTCTGCTCAGGGTCAGCCGGTTGGTATTTATGCTGTGCCTGTGGCAATTGCTTGTTCACTGTCTTTCATGTTCCCAATGGCAGATCCAACAGTTGCAATGGCATATGGGACAGGTTACGTGAACATCAAGGAGATCTTGAAAGCAGGTGTGCCTATGGTTGTGATAGGTATTATTCTGACCATAATTGTCTTACTGACAATCGCAGTGCCATTCCTGGGTTAA